One genomic segment of Alosa sapidissima isolate fAloSap1 chromosome 13, fAloSap1.pri, whole genome shotgun sequence includes these proteins:
- the shroom3 gene encoding protein Shroom3 isoform X6 has translation MEEKEDNMSESDRECCPNACCSEACAQSCPSAHSTPRHNRACSGGVRLRIKNRRSEPASRPHSWHSTKLGDSLQDPSMMQVSQGGMGAPWHQNYHSSSSTTDLAYEAGFLRKSPDQYSSRGSMESLDPPNPAYNSCHQLSASKSSNSIDHLHSKRDSAYSSFSTSSSIPEYLAAGPSLGNRERSCSMEHVPQSRAGAEGMQQADIRYVRTIYDPQGVSEEHEVTSASLGRGNDGRSQARGGGGGGGGGSHRPSSSSSSSSSSGGSSASHRHSVGPVWGNHSRSSCESLKGAPAPPLRSDSFAAIRNHERPNSWSSLEQARSLRALHKGSWHHSSGSVAGAGKPSFVTEGQLHTVVEKSPESSPTTRPKQGFPQASAQPGRPMLPTSVYQVPPPEPHFAQMPTSCPSSSTVYPALAKESRYAPQREPGVVGGGGGGGSLGGEGAAVENGYQSNTPHGSSSPPHPGHSQPKPPPQAPPSSQHAERGLEELHAKYRSHLQPNSYRPPGPSIGQERRDPYTPVQPRGERPRYTHSPEPQSSHKPSGDEEQVRRPEHSSHAEPVAPQSKVPQGQVAHSNRGGPSVHARHYSESSIHSQDQEHLLTRLENALAEVQRCASPESSSSSGQNQQVDRSVSVLERVSRFERREPVKARSQSSSHAGSAPSYRPAVGPKSSLSGLEDLRNMQDRSAISHSIPHSSYSNSMVHQEDLHQRRGSSDHPQHRYLPDPALQRSKSTFHLGEENGSGFEWRDDSLDILGTVQDTPYNRAYRDSIKDAQSKVLRSTSFRRRDLNPPPVPAKHMSLERKGPKTSPKPTASSPHTPKERHVVTPDLPDRCSPPELPSLPPVGQVLTRIGGRKRLTMEQKKRSYSEPENMHEVGVSDPETRKQFLVPETSVADRRKMFERAARQSQPAAPRPELRQMQQDAVAEYMKRKTSHRSEGRPSRPHSAYQPASSSSTDSRSLSSTSSLASLQDPWLDSLSGGGRQTYTLPANLHGVFYPGGRSHMEPQQASYGRTQSKTPEPQWLQADGERLASAPSLAQLSGPDAPRHLPLSHRDGGFERASPARSSGKSASAEDLLDRLENRPAPQHIRSRSSPSVEQYSQDFMAAELRSFGAMSMDFAPSSHTGNRSLASGRPERPASASAVRRERYVLNQTGSQAAAPVVRRERQRHGERQRAQSAAGLAASVGLPSPYSPPSNAASLEWSERLCPANLDAIMFPSVPHGGAPHPTRRASAGMTRQNSSDTSTSEETIKDFPSGGPSQRTQLAPKTPPPSPDLPPSPPQVKVPHSPDALPQRLPSLRISESALRFSPPAASSHGDDDVFFTDLPPPAPPSPPLPIRETDITEDFPPPPPPPPLSLSPPAGEEAHVGYLERPLPPGSPKPHLSAEDSAEDSAAGDGLARRSSSLLSPPPLSPELSLSPSPSAEAAAPSGAVLEEDDESLGLDPRLLSRRERSEVERRVEALARELVSRDKSLTPLLDSWAGRSSMDMMEEIFPAYGRRSSWQRRRSTVSQEDRRSDETCNSQEPSDSRMETDLDEDEADLTQKQGELLHALALSVALLRGEKEQLAGEQKSCSALGGSMEALVQERCKPNERDKYRMFIGDLDKIVNLLLSLSGRLARVESALAALEREAETEDSRVERESLQQKRRQLCSQQEDACELKENLDRRERVVLDFLAGYLTAAQLRDHRRYVRLKPALLIRQRHLDELIRLAEEQLQRLAESLPAASGPAPAASGPAPALVPTSPRSTAVTSL, from the exons ctcctCCACCACTGACCTCGCCTACGAGGCTGGGTTCTTGCGTAAGAGCCCGGACCAGTACAGCTCTCGGGGCAGCATGGAGAGCCTGGACCCCCCCAACCCAGCCTACAACTCCTGCCACCAGCTCTCGGCCTCCAAGTCGTCCAACAGCATCGATCACCTGCACAGCAAGCGCGACTCGGCCTACAGCTCCTTCTCCACCAGCTCCAGCATCCCGGAGTACCTGGCGGCCGGCCCGTCCCTCGGCAACCGGGAGCGCTCCTGTTCCATGGAGCACGTTCCGCAGAGCCGAGCCGGGGCCGAGGGCATGCAGCAGGCGGACATCCGCTACGTGCGCACCATCTACGACCCGCAAGGCGTGTCCGAGGAGCACGAGGTCACCTCGGCCTCCCTGGGCCGAGGGAACGACGGGCGGTCACAAgcccgaggaggaggaggaggaggaggaggaggaagtcaccgccccagcagtagcagcagcagcagcagcagcagcggtggcTCGTCTGCCTCCCACCGCCACAGCGTGGGTCCCGTGTGGGGCAACCACAGCCGCAGCTCCTGCGAGAGCCTGAAGGGGGCGCCAGCGCCTCCGCTGCGCAGCGACAGCTTCGCCGCCATCCGCAACCACGAGCGGCCCAACTCCTGGTCCAGCCTGGAGCAGGCGCGCTCGCTGCGCGCTTTGCACAAGGGCTCCTGGCACCACTCGAGCGGCTCGGTGGCGGGGGCGGGGAAGCCCTCGTTCGTGACGGAGGGCCAGCTCCACACGGTGGTGGAGAAGAGCCCAGAGAGCAGCCCCACCACCCGGCCCAAGCAGGGCTTCCCGCAGGCCTCCGCCCAGCCCGGCCGGCCCATGCTCCCCACCAGCGTCTACCAAGTGCCCCCGCCCGAGCCCCACTTTGCACAGATGCCCACCAGCTGCCCCAGCTCCAGCACCGTTTACCCGGCCCTGGCCAAGGAGAGCCGCTACGCCCCCCAGAGAGAGCCGGGGgtggtgggaggaggaggaggaggaggttctCTCGGTGGAGAGGGCGCCGCGGTGGAGAACGGATACCAAAGCAACACTCCACATGGTTCCTCCAGCCCACCTCATCCAGGACACTCCCAGCCCAAACCGCCTCCGCAAGCCCCGCCATCCTCCCAGCATGCCGAGCGAGGCCTGGAGGAGCTCCATGCCAAATACAGGTCCCACCTGCAGCCCAACAGCTACCGACCTCCAGGGCCATCCATCggacaggagagaagagacCCTTACACGCCGGTCCAGCCCAGAGGAGAGAGACCCCGCTACACGCACAGCCCAGAGCCCCAAAGCAGCCACAAGCCAAGCGGGGACGAGGAGCAGGTCAGACGTCCAGAGCACAGCTCACACGCTGAGCCCGTGGCCCCACAGAGCAAAGTGCCACAGGGACAAGTGGCCCACAGCAACAGGGGCGGCCCTAGTGTGCACGCCAGGCACTACAGCGAGTCCAGCATCCACTCCCAGGATCAGGAGCACCTGCTGACACGCCTGGAGAACGCCCTGGCCGAGGTGCAGAGGTGCGCCAGCCccgagagcagcagcagcagcggtcaGAACCAACAAGTGGACCGCAGCGTGTCCGTGCTGGAGAGGGTGAGTCGCTTCGAGAGGCGCGAGCCGGTCAAAGCACGCAGTCAGAGCAGCAGCCACGCCGGCTCGGCCCCCTCCTACCGCCCAGCTGTGGGCCCCAAGAGCTCCCTCTCTGGCTTGGAGGACCTCCGCAACATGCAAGACAGGAGCGCCATCTCTCATTCGATTCCCCACAGCTCCTATTCCAACAGCATGGTGCACCAGGAGGATCTGCACCAGCGGAGAGGGAGCAGCGATCACCCCCAGCACCGGTACCTGCCTGATCCAGCTCTGCAGAGAAGCAAAAGCACCTTCCACTTGGGGGAGGAAAACGGATCTGGCTTTGAGTGGAGAGACGACTCCCTGGACATTTTAGGCACCGTCCAGGATACGCCTTATAACCGGGCGTACCGGGACAGCATCAAAGATGCCCAGTCGAAGGTGCTCCGATCGACCTCTTTCCGACGGAGGGACTTGAATCCTCCACCAGTGCCCGCCAAACACATGTCCCTGGAGAGGAAGGGCCCCAAGACGAGTCCCAAACCAACCGCCAGCTCGCCCCATACCCCGAAAGAGCGCCACGTGGTGACCCCCGACCTGCCGGACAGGTGCAGTCCTCCGGAACTGCCCAGCCTTCCGCCAGTGGGACAGGTGCTAACGCGCATCGGGGGGCGCAAACGGCTGACCATGGAGCAGAAGAAGCGCTCCTACTCGGAGCCGGAGAACATGCACGAGGTCGGCGTGTCTGACCCCGAGACCCGGAAGCAGTTTCTCGTCCCGGAGACCAGCGTAGCTGACCGGCGCAAGATGTTCGAAAGGGCCGCCCGCCAGAGCCAGCCGGCCGCCCCGCGTCCAGAGCTGAGGCAGATGCAGCAGGACGCCGTGGCCGAGTACATGAAGCGCAAAACTAGCCACAGGTCGGAGGGGCGGCCCAGTCGCCCCCACAGCGCCTACCAGCCGGCCTCGTCCTCGTCCACTGACTCCCGgagcctctcctccacctccagtcTGGCCTCACTGCAGGACCCTTGGCTGGACAGCCTGTCCGGTGGCGGCCGCCAGACCTACACTCTTCCGGCAAACCTCCACGGGGTCTTCTACCCCGGCGGCCGGTCGCACATGGAGCCCCAGCAGGCCTCGTATGGCCGGACCCAGAGCAAGACCCCTGAGCCTCAGTGGCTCCAGGCGGACGGCGAGAGGCTGGCCTCGGCCCCGAGCCTGGCTCAGCTGTCCGGTCCAGATGCGCCGCGTCACCTCCCACTGTCCCACCGCGACGGGGGATTCGAGAGAGCCTCTCCAGCCCGGAGCTCAGGCAAGTCGGCCTCCGCAGAGGACCTGCTGGACCGGCTGGAGAACAGGCCAGCGCCACAACACATCCGCTCCCGCTCCTCACCCTCAGTGGAGCAGTACAGCCAG GATTTTATGGCTGCAGAGCTTCGATCTTTTGGGGCGATGTCAATGGATTTTGCTCCATCTAGTCACACTGGCAACAG gtctCTGGCCAGTGGGAGGCCTGAGCGTCCGGCATCCGCCTCGGCCGTGAGAAGAGAGCGCTACGTTCTGAACCAGACCGGCTCGCAGGCCGCTGCGCCCGTGGTGCGAAGGGAACGCCAACGGCATGGTGAGCGGCAGCGGGCCCAGAGCGCAGCGGGCCTGGCCGCCTCCGTGGGACTCCCCAGCCCCTACTCCCCGCCCAGTAACGCTGCCAGCCTGGAGTGGAGCGAGAGGCTGTGCCCAGCCAACCTGGATGCCATCATGTTCCCCTCCGTGCCACACGGTGGCGCTCCACACCCCACAAGGAGGGCCTCAGCAGGAATGACCAGGCAGAACTCCAGTGACACTAGCACCTCAGAGGAGACCATCAAGGACTTCCCCAGCGGGGGGCCCAGCCAGCGGACGCAGTTGGCACCAAAGACGCCCCCACCCTCTCCCGATCTCCCCCCCTCGCCCCCCCAGGTGAAGGTGCCCCACTCCCCCGACGCGCTGCCCCAGCGGCTCCCCTCCCTACGCATCTCTGAGTCGGCCCTGCGCTTCAGCCCCCCGGCGGCGTCCTCGCACGGAGACGACGACGTGTTCTTCACGGACCTGCCACCTCCTGCGCCCCCGtcaccgcccctgcccatccgcGAGACGGACATCACGGAGGActtccccccaccaccaccaccacctccgctttctctctccccccctgcGGGAGAGGAGGCCCACGTGGGCTACTTGGAGCGCCCGCTGCCTCCTGGATCACCAAAGCCGCACCTCAG TGCGGAGGACAGTGCAGAGGACTCAGCCGCCGGCGACGGGCTAGCGAGACGGAGCTCCAGCCTCCTCTCGCCACCCCCCCTGTCTCCAGAGCTCTCTCTCAGCCCCAGCCCGAGTGCTGAGGCCGCCGCGCCCAGCGGCGCTGTCCTGGAGGAGGACGACGAGAGCCTGGGGCTGGATCCACGCCTGCTGTCCCGGAGGGAGAGGTCGGAGGTGGAGCGGCGCGTGGAGGCTCTGGCCCGGGAGCTGGTGTCTCGGGACAAGTCCCTGACTCCTCTCCTGGACAGCTGGGCTGGGAGAAGCTCCATGGATATGATGGAGGAGATATTCCCTGCCTACGGACGGCGGTCGTCATGGCAACGAAGGCGGAGCACCGTCAGTCAGGAAgacag AAGGTCAGATGAAACCTGTAACTCCCAGGAGCCCTCGGACAGCAGGATGGAGACGGACCTGGACGAGGACGAGGCTGACCTCACACAGAAGCAG GGGGAGCTGCTGCATGCTCTGGCCCTGAGTGTGGCATTGCTGAGGGGGGAGAAGGAGCAGCTGGCTGGGGAGCAGAAGAGCTGCAGTGCTCTGGGGGGCAGCATGGAGGCCCTGGTGCAGGAGCGCTGCAAGCCCAACGAGAGGGACAAGTACCGCATGTTCATCGGGGACCTGGACAAGATTGTCAACCTGCTGCTGTCTCTCAGTGGCCGACTGGCCCGTGTGGAGAGTGCCCTCGCCGCCCTCGAAAGAGAGGCTGAGACAGAGGACAGCAGAGTGGAGAGG GAGTCTTTGCAGCAGAAGCGGCGTCAGCTGTGCAGTCAGCAGGAGGACGCGTGTGAGCTCAAGGAGAACCTTGACCGGCGCGAGCGCGTGGTCCTGGACTTCCTGGCCGGCTACCTGACCGCGGCGCAGCTGCGTGACCACCGGCGCTATGTGCGCCTCAAGCCCGCGCTGCTCATCCGCCAGCGCCACCTGGACGAGCTCATCCGCCTGGCCGAGGAGCAGCTGCAGCGGCTGGCCGAGAGCCTCCCCGCCGCCTCCGGCCCAGCTCCGGCCGCCTCCGGCCCAGCTCCGGCCCTCGTCCCCACCTCCCCTCGCTCTACCGCCGTCACCTCACTCTGA
- the shroom3 gene encoding protein Shroom3 isoform X3, with product MKETDRRRERQRERENVGHSLHLCARLLSPAHLRECCPNACCSEACAQSCPSAHSTPRHNRACSGGVRLRIKNRRSEPASRPHSWHSTKLGDSLQDPSMMQVSQGGMGAPWHQNYHSSSSTTDLAYEAGFLRKSPDQYSSRGSMESLDPPNPAYNSCHQLSASKSSNSIDHLHSKRDSAYSSFSTSSSIPEYLAAGPSLGNRERSCSMEHVPQSRAGAEGMQQADIRYVRTIYDPQGVSEEHEVTSASLGRGNDGRSQARGGGGGGGGGSHRPSSSSSSSSSSGGSSASHRHSVGPVWGNHSRSSCESLKGAPAPPLRSDSFAAIRNHERPNSWSSLEQARSLRALHKGSWHHSSGSVAGAGKPSFVTEGQLHTVVEKSPESSPTTRPKQGFPQASAQPGRPMLPTSVYQVPPPEPHFAQMPTSCPSSSTVYPALAKESRYAPQREPGVVGGGGGGGSLGGEGAAVENGYQSNTPHGSSSPPHPGHSQPKPPPQAPPSSQHAERGLEELHAKYRSHLQPNSYRPPGPSIGQERRDPYTPVQPRGERPRYTHSPEPQSSHKPSGDEEQVRRPEHSSHAEPVAPQSKVPQGQVAHSNRGGPSVHARHYSESSIHSQDQEHLLTRLENALAEVQRCASPESSSSSGQNQQVDRSVSVLERVSRFERREPVKARSQSSSHAGSAPSYRPAVGPKSSLSGLEDLRNMQDRSAISHSIPHSSYSNSMVHQEDLHQRRGSSDHPQHRYLPDPALQRSKSTFHLGEENGSGFEWRDDSLDILGTVQDTPYNRAYRDSIKDAQSKVLRSTSFRRRDLNPPPVPAKHMSLERKGPKTSPKPTASSPHTPKERHVVTPDLPDRCSPPELPSLPPVGQVLTRIGGRKRLTMEQKKRSYSEPENMHEVGVSDPETRKQFLVPETSVADRRKMFERAARQSQPAAPRPELRQMQQDAVAEYMKRKTSHRSEGRPSRPHSAYQPASSSSTDSRSLSSTSSLASLQDPWLDSLSGGGRQTYTLPANLHGVFYPGGRSHMEPQQASYGRTQSKTPEPQWLQADGERLASAPSLAQLSGPDAPRHLPLSHRDGGFERASPARSSGKSASAEDLLDRLENRPAPQHIRSRSSPSVEQYSQDFMAAELRSFGAMSMDFAPSSHTGNRSLASGRPERPASASAVRRERYVLNQTGSQAAAPVVRRERQRHGERQRAQSAAGLAASVGLPSPYSPPSNAASLEWSERLCPANLDAIMFPSVPHGGAPHPTRRASAGMTRQNSSDTSTSEETIKDFPSGGPSQRTQLAPKTPPPSPDLPPSPPQVKVPHSPDALPQRLPSLRISESALRFSPPAASSHGDDDVFFTDLPPPAPPSPPLPIRETDITEDFPPPPPPPPLSLSPPAGEEAHVGYLERPLPPGSPKPHLSAEDSAEDSAAGDGLARRSSSLLSPPPLSPELSLSPSPSAEAAAPSGAVLEEDDESLGLDPRLLSRRERSEVERRVEALARELVSRDKSLTPLLDSWAGRSSMDMMEEIFPAYGRRSSWQRRRSTVSQEDRRSDETCNSQEPSDSRMETDLDEDEADLTQKQGELLHALALSVALLRGEKEQLAGEQKSCSALGGSMEALVQERCKPNERDKYRMFIGDLDKIVNLLLSLSGRLARVESALAALEREAETEDSRVERESLQQKRRQLCSQQEDACELKENLDRRERVVLDFLAGYLTAAQLRDHRRYVRLKPALLIRQRHLDELIRLAEEQLQRLAESLPAASGPAPAASGPAPALVPTSPRSTAVTSL from the exons ctcctCCACCACTGACCTCGCCTACGAGGCTGGGTTCTTGCGTAAGAGCCCGGACCAGTACAGCTCTCGGGGCAGCATGGAGAGCCTGGACCCCCCCAACCCAGCCTACAACTCCTGCCACCAGCTCTCGGCCTCCAAGTCGTCCAACAGCATCGATCACCTGCACAGCAAGCGCGACTCGGCCTACAGCTCCTTCTCCACCAGCTCCAGCATCCCGGAGTACCTGGCGGCCGGCCCGTCCCTCGGCAACCGGGAGCGCTCCTGTTCCATGGAGCACGTTCCGCAGAGCCGAGCCGGGGCCGAGGGCATGCAGCAGGCGGACATCCGCTACGTGCGCACCATCTACGACCCGCAAGGCGTGTCCGAGGAGCACGAGGTCACCTCGGCCTCCCTGGGCCGAGGGAACGACGGGCGGTCACAAgcccgaggaggaggaggaggaggaggaggaggaagtcaccgccccagcagtagcagcagcagcagcagcagcagcggtggcTCGTCTGCCTCCCACCGCCACAGCGTGGGTCCCGTGTGGGGCAACCACAGCCGCAGCTCCTGCGAGAGCCTGAAGGGGGCGCCAGCGCCTCCGCTGCGCAGCGACAGCTTCGCCGCCATCCGCAACCACGAGCGGCCCAACTCCTGGTCCAGCCTGGAGCAGGCGCGCTCGCTGCGCGCTTTGCACAAGGGCTCCTGGCACCACTCGAGCGGCTCGGTGGCGGGGGCGGGGAAGCCCTCGTTCGTGACGGAGGGCCAGCTCCACACGGTGGTGGAGAAGAGCCCAGAGAGCAGCCCCACCACCCGGCCCAAGCAGGGCTTCCCGCAGGCCTCCGCCCAGCCCGGCCGGCCCATGCTCCCCACCAGCGTCTACCAAGTGCCCCCGCCCGAGCCCCACTTTGCACAGATGCCCACCAGCTGCCCCAGCTCCAGCACCGTTTACCCGGCCCTGGCCAAGGAGAGCCGCTACGCCCCCCAGAGAGAGCCGGGGgtggtgggaggaggaggaggaggaggttctCTCGGTGGAGAGGGCGCCGCGGTGGAGAACGGATACCAAAGCAACACTCCACATGGTTCCTCCAGCCCACCTCATCCAGGACACTCCCAGCCCAAACCGCCTCCGCAAGCCCCGCCATCCTCCCAGCATGCCGAGCGAGGCCTGGAGGAGCTCCATGCCAAATACAGGTCCCACCTGCAGCCCAACAGCTACCGACCTCCAGGGCCATCCATCggacaggagagaagagacCCTTACACGCCGGTCCAGCCCAGAGGAGAGAGACCCCGCTACACGCACAGCCCAGAGCCCCAAAGCAGCCACAAGCCAAGCGGGGACGAGGAGCAGGTCAGACGTCCAGAGCACAGCTCACACGCTGAGCCCGTGGCCCCACAGAGCAAAGTGCCACAGGGACAAGTGGCCCACAGCAACAGGGGCGGCCCTAGTGTGCACGCCAGGCACTACAGCGAGTCCAGCATCCACTCCCAGGATCAGGAGCACCTGCTGACACGCCTGGAGAACGCCCTGGCCGAGGTGCAGAGGTGCGCCAGCCccgagagcagcagcagcagcggtcaGAACCAACAAGTGGACCGCAGCGTGTCCGTGCTGGAGAGGGTGAGTCGCTTCGAGAGGCGCGAGCCGGTCAAAGCACGCAGTCAGAGCAGCAGCCACGCCGGCTCGGCCCCCTCCTACCGCCCAGCTGTGGGCCCCAAGAGCTCCCTCTCTGGCTTGGAGGACCTCCGCAACATGCAAGACAGGAGCGCCATCTCTCATTCGATTCCCCACAGCTCCTATTCCAACAGCATGGTGCACCAGGAGGATCTGCACCAGCGGAGAGGGAGCAGCGATCACCCCCAGCACCGGTACCTGCCTGATCCAGCTCTGCAGAGAAGCAAAAGCACCTTCCACTTGGGGGAGGAAAACGGATCTGGCTTTGAGTGGAGAGACGACTCCCTGGACATTTTAGGCACCGTCCAGGATACGCCTTATAACCGGGCGTACCGGGACAGCATCAAAGATGCCCAGTCGAAGGTGCTCCGATCGACCTCTTTCCGACGGAGGGACTTGAATCCTCCACCAGTGCCCGCCAAACACATGTCCCTGGAGAGGAAGGGCCCCAAGACGAGTCCCAAACCAACCGCCAGCTCGCCCCATACCCCGAAAGAGCGCCACGTGGTGACCCCCGACCTGCCGGACAGGTGCAGTCCTCCGGAACTGCCCAGCCTTCCGCCAGTGGGACAGGTGCTAACGCGCATCGGGGGGCGCAAACGGCTGACCATGGAGCAGAAGAAGCGCTCCTACTCGGAGCCGGAGAACATGCACGAGGTCGGCGTGTCTGACCCCGAGACCCGGAAGCAGTTTCTCGTCCCGGAGACCAGCGTAGCTGACCGGCGCAAGATGTTCGAAAGGGCCGCCCGCCAGAGCCAGCCGGCCGCCCCGCGTCCAGAGCTGAGGCAGATGCAGCAGGACGCCGTGGCCGAGTACATGAAGCGCAAAACTAGCCACAGGTCGGAGGGGCGGCCCAGTCGCCCCCACAGCGCCTACCAGCCGGCCTCGTCCTCGTCCACTGACTCCCGgagcctctcctccacctccagtcTGGCCTCACTGCAGGACCCTTGGCTGGACAGCCTGTCCGGTGGCGGCCGCCAGACCTACACTCTTCCGGCAAACCTCCACGGGGTCTTCTACCCCGGCGGCCGGTCGCACATGGAGCCCCAGCAGGCCTCGTATGGCCGGACCCAGAGCAAGACCCCTGAGCCTCAGTGGCTCCAGGCGGACGGCGAGAGGCTGGCCTCGGCCCCGAGCCTGGCTCAGCTGTCCGGTCCAGATGCGCCGCGTCACCTCCCACTGTCCCACCGCGACGGGGGATTCGAGAGAGCCTCTCCAGCCCGGAGCTCAGGCAAGTCGGCCTCCGCAGAGGACCTGCTGGACCGGCTGGAGAACAGGCCAGCGCCACAACACATCCGCTCCCGCTCCTCACCCTCAGTGGAGCAGTACAGCCAG GATTTTATGGCTGCAGAGCTTCGATCTTTTGGGGCGATGTCAATGGATTTTGCTCCATCTAGTCACACTGGCAACAG gtctCTGGCCAGTGGGAGGCCTGAGCGTCCGGCATCCGCCTCGGCCGTGAGAAGAGAGCGCTACGTTCTGAACCAGACCGGCTCGCAGGCCGCTGCGCCCGTGGTGCGAAGGGAACGCCAACGGCATGGTGAGCGGCAGCGGGCCCAGAGCGCAGCGGGCCTGGCCGCCTCCGTGGGACTCCCCAGCCCCTACTCCCCGCCCAGTAACGCTGCCAGCCTGGAGTGGAGCGAGAGGCTGTGCCCAGCCAACCTGGATGCCATCATGTTCCCCTCCGTGCCACACGGTGGCGCTCCACACCCCACAAGGAGGGCCTCAGCAGGAATGACCAGGCAGAACTCCAGTGACACTAGCACCTCAGAGGAGACCATCAAGGACTTCCCCAGCGGGGGGCCCAGCCAGCGGACGCAGTTGGCACCAAAGACGCCCCCACCCTCTCCCGATCTCCCCCCCTCGCCCCCCCAGGTGAAGGTGCCCCACTCCCCCGACGCGCTGCCCCAGCGGCTCCCCTCCCTACGCATCTCTGAGTCGGCCCTGCGCTTCAGCCCCCCGGCGGCGTCCTCGCACGGAGACGACGACGTGTTCTTCACGGACCTGCCACCTCCTGCGCCCCCGtcaccgcccctgcccatccgcGAGACGGACATCACGGAGGActtccccccaccaccaccaccacctccgctttctctctccccccctgcGGGAGAGGAGGCCCACGTGGGCTACTTGGAGCGCCCGCTGCCTCCTGGATCACCAAAGCCGCACCTCAG TGCGGAGGACAGTGCAGAGGACTCAGCCGCCGGCGACGGGCTAGCGAGACGGAGCTCCAGCCTCCTCTCGCCACCCCCCCTGTCTCCAGAGCTCTCTCTCAGCCCCAGCCCGAGTGCTGAGGCCGCCGCGCCCAGCGGCGCTGTCCTGGAGGAGGACGACGAGAGCCTGGGGCTGGATCCACGCCTGCTGTCCCGGAGGGAGAGGTCGGAGGTGGAGCGGCGCGTGGAGGCTCTGGCCCGGGAGCTGGTGTCTCGGGACAAGTCCCTGACTCCTCTCCTGGACAGCTGGGCTGGGAGAAGCTCCATGGATATGATGGAGGAGATATTCCCTGCCTACGGACGGCGGTCGTCATGGCAACGAAGGCGGAGCACCGTCAGTCAGGAAgacag AAGGTCAGATGAAACCTGTAACTCCCAGGAGCCCTCGGACAGCAGGATGGAGACGGACCTGGACGAGGACGAGGCTGACCTCACACAGAAGCAG GGGGAGCTGCTGCATGCTCTGGCCCTGAGTGTGGCATTGCTGAGGGGGGAGAAGGAGCAGCTGGCTGGGGAGCAGAAGAGCTGCAGTGCTCTGGGGGGCAGCATGGAGGCCCTGGTGCAGGAGCGCTGCAAGCCCAACGAGAGGGACAAGTACCGCATGTTCATCGGGGACCTGGACAAGATTGTCAACCTGCTGCTGTCTCTCAGTGGCCGACTGGCCCGTGTGGAGAGTGCCCTCGCCGCCCTCGAAAGAGAGGCTGAGACAGAGGACAGCAGAGTGGAGAGG GAGTCTTTGCAGCAGAAGCGGCGTCAGCTGTGCAGTCAGCAGGAGGACGCGTGTGAGCTCAAGGAGAACCTTGACCGGCGCGAGCGCGTGGTCCTGGACTTCCTGGCCGGCTACCTGACCGCGGCGCAGCTGCGTGACCACCGGCGCTATGTGCGCCTCAAGCCCGCGCTGCTCATCCGCCAGCGCCACCTGGACGAGCTCATCCGCCTGGCCGAGGAGCAGCTGCAGCGGCTGGCCGAGAGCCTCCCCGCCGCCTCCGGCCCAGCTCCGGCCGCCTCCGGCCCAGCTCCGGCCCTCGTCCCCACCTCCCCTCGCTCTACCGCCGTCACCTCACTCTGA